CGCAGTACTTCATTGTCGCCAAACTTTTTATGTATGTCTTTGGCCTCTATCATAACATTACGCTTGTGATAAGCAGATCGGCAAATAATATCCAGATACAGCTAAAAACAACACCCTTGGTGGCCGACTGGCCAACTTCAAGCGCCCCGCCCGAGGTGTAGAAACCAAAATAGGAGCAAACCGAAGTAATGATAAATCCGAAGCTTATAGATTTTACGCAGCAAACACCAACAATAATTGGTTTAAAACTATCGCGTAAACCAACTATGTAATCCGTGGGGGCAATATCACGCGAAACTATGCAGGCCAGGTAACCGCCGCTAAGACCCAGCGCTACCGATACAATGGTAAGCAAGGGCACCATAGAAAGGCCCGAAAGTATTTTTGGCGATATCAGGAATCCAGGTGCATTTACGCCCATTATCTCCAGCGCATCTATCTGCTCGGTTACGCGCATGGTGCCTATCTGCGATGCAATGCTTGAGCCGATGCGCCCGGCAAGCACCAATGCCGAAATGGTAGGGCTAAACTCAAGGATGGTTGAATCGCGGGCGATGCTGCCTGCAATACTTTGCGGTACCAGCGGACTGGAAAGCTGGAAAGCTACCTGGACAGTGGCTACCGCGCCGATAAATACGGAAATTATACCGATGATGCCCAACGAACCGATACCTTGCGACACCATTTCGCGCATCACCTCATTCCAGTAAACACTGAATTTCTCGGGTCTTTTGAAACTTAAACGCAGTAAAAGTAAATATCTTCCTAAGCTGTGAAACATTTAAAACAGGTAAAACGCCTAAAAATACGGTTTAATATAACACGTACCGACCCTAAGCGATAAATATGTGAAAAACACTTCACTCACCCTAACAAAAAATGAATTATGAAATTGTTTTGATAGATAACATATTGCGCCTGCAGCACAAACAATTTGTTGGCGATTGCGCCGGTTGATTTTAAAATATTTTAGCTTTGAGGCTCTATGAGTGAAAGCGGTAACGGAAACAATAATAAAGTTAACAGGAAAACGGTAAAGGCGAAAGGTGTTGTTAAGCCGAAAGCAGAAAGACCAAAGCCAAAAGCCGCATCTGACGCAATTCAACATAAAACCGATGCCGAAAATAAGCCAACCTCTACGCAGCCTGCACCAGCCGGGCTGCCAACTGAAAACATGGAAGTACACCATCATCCTCAACTGGAACATAAACCTAAAGCATGGAAAGAGTACCTGCTGGAGGGCCTGATGATATTTATTGCCGTAATGATGGGTTTTATTTCCGAGAATATCAGGGAATACATCAGCGACAACGAGCATGTTAACCAGCTTACAGCTCAATTAGTGCGTGATCTGGAGGCTGACACTGCGCGACTGAAAGAAGATTACAACGGCGAGGCCAAAATGATGAGAAAAACGGATACCCTGTTCCGGCTTTTGCAGCAGCCCATGGGAAAGGCAGATCTGCGAAAGATACAACAACTTATAGCCGATTCGCACAGCCTATGGCTGTTTAAGCCGTCGGGCGGGGCAATGGCAGCCATAAAAAATGAGCTTCGGCTGAAACAATTCTCCAATTCGAAAATAATCGGCTATATCGCCAATTACGAGGGTCATGCATCGCTCGAACACACTGCGGAGGAAATCGCGCTGCAATACCAGCGGAACTTTACTGATGTTTTCATGCGGCAGCATTTTACCCCGGCCAACCTGGACGCTGCCTTCAATCATTTTCCCGTCAGCGATCAGATGCGCGACCTCAAACAACAAGATCTTACCCAATTAGCTGCCGACCTGGTGCTGATACGGATCAATATTGATGAAATGATACGACACAATAGAAGCTTGATGGATGATGCTAACGGCCTGTTACATTATGTGATCGACCGGTACCACCCGGAGGTTGAGTAACAAAAAAGCCGGGATACCCGGCCTGGTTAGAATTGTATTTTTAAGAATTTCCTTCGGGGAAATCCGGTGTAAGACAAGGGCAGCAGCTTAGTCAAATAATTTCTTACCTCTAACGATCACTACCGAAATGATCAGTGTAATAGGGATCAGGGTGATCACGATTCCGACGATTGTTGATGGTTCCATAATACTTATTAATTTTAGTCCGCTACGGTAAGGCAATAAATATGCCTTTAATAGAAAACAACTAAATAGCAGGTAGACAGGCTGTTTTAGATAATGTATCTTGTTATTCAAACGGGGAATGTGGATAATGCTCCCCAAACAAAATGCTCATTTCGGGGTATTGCGTTGGTTGATCGGGAGAAAATAATGAATGTGAACGCGGCTATTGGTGTCATCTCAAACAGCGGCAGCTGATCTGTTTTCTCGGGTCATGGTTACTAAAGTAGCTATTTCAGATTTTCGTTCACCGTTTTTTTTCCGCCGTTCACCGAGAAATAAAGTACGCTTCCCAAAAAGCATATTTGTTGTATATAAATCAACAGTAGATTTGTTATCGATTTAAATCACCAATTATATATCAAACAAAAATGACAAACGCTCTCATCACCGCAGCAACCAAAGGCATGGGCCGGGCCACCGCAATAGCACTGGCAAAGGATGGCATCAGCCTGGCTATCTGCGCCCGCAACCAGCAGGAGCTGGAAGCTTTTAAGCTTGAGCTGCTGGAGATGAACCCGTACATACAGGTAATGACGCAAGCGGTTGATGGCAGCCAGAAAGAGCAGTTGCTCAGTTTTGCCACCAACGCCGAAAAGGAACTGGGTTTTATCAGCGTTATTGTCAATAACCTCGGCATGTTCGACCCGGTAAGTATACTGGACGAAAGCGACGAGGCATTTGACAAGCAGCTCAATACTAACCTGATGCCCGCCTATCACCTGTACAAATTTTTTGGGAAAAAGATGATAGCCAAACGCAAAGGGCACATTTTCACCATTTGCTCAGTTGCAGCGCTCGACCCCATCGCGGCAGCGGGTACTTACAGCGTAACAAAGGTGGCACTGTTAGGTCTGACGAAAGTAATGCGGGCCGAAATGCAGCCACATGGGGTAAAGGTTACTGCCATTATACCGGGGTCGACCCTGACCAATTCATGGGCCGGGACGGCCATCAGTGAAGATAAATTTATACTGCCCGAAGATATTGCTTCGGCTATTGTTAATACTTATAAAATGAGCGCCGGCGCTAATGTCGATGAAATAATAATAAGGCCCGTAACAGGGCAGGTTTAGTGCCTGGTTAACTGGTGCCTGGTTAACCAGTGATTAGTTGATCAGCCTTAACCAATTACTAATAGCAGTTAGCTAATCACAAATTAAAAACTTAACAAAATGGAAAAGAAATTATATAGAGACGAATTCCGCAAGAAGATAGGCGGTGTTTGTGCCGGCTTGGCCGATTATTTTACCATAGACGTGACCCTTGTGCGGCTGTTTTTTGTGCTCGCATGTATATTTCATGGCAGCGGCTTGCCGGTGTACATTGTTCTGTGGATAGTGCTTCCAAAAAAGCCCTTCCCGTATATGGACCCTACGGTTGATTACACTGTACCACCCCAGGGGCCCGAAGGTACTGTGCCCCCAACCGGTAACCCCTTTGGCGGCAACCCTTTCCAGGGAAACCCGTTCACTAATATACCGCCGCAGCCAAATCCGCCGTTTCAACCGGCACCGCGTTCAACTTCGTTGGCTGCCATCATTTTTGGTGTGATACTTATTGTTGTAGGCGGATCGATTTTATTGGATAACCTTAATATTTTACCCGATTGGGATTTTGAACACCTGTGGCCGATAGCGCTGATAACCGTAGGATGTGTGCTGATGTTGTCGGGCGAAAAAAAGAAAAGGGATCTGAATGCCCAGTGGCAATCAGTTAAAGAAGAAAAAACCGACGGCGATACCGCCGAAACCAACACCCCCGAATAACCAGGGCGATAGTTAAATTACACAATTTAAAAATTAAGATCATGAAAAACGATAAACTGGTACCGGGCATGATCCTGGTATTGATCGGGGCGGCTTTCCTGCTGCATAATTTTGGATACATCCATTTTCAGTGGAACAACATATGGCACTTGTGGCCTATCTTCCTGGTGATAGGCGGCGTTAACCTGCTGCTGGCCAATAACCGCACCGCATGGGCAACGATACTCAAGATAACTGTCATAGTAGGCGGCTTTGCGCTGATCCTGTTCGGTAACTTTAATTACCGGAATCACTGGTGGCCCGGCTTCCGTTATCACTATAACAAGGATAATGATGATGGCGACATCAATTTTGACGATGGTGACGACTCTGACGACAGCGACAGCGGCAAAATGGTCAAGGTATCGGGCGATAGCGAATTCAGGGAACCTTTTAATGCAGCGGTAAAGGTAGCGCAGTTAAATATCAAAGGCGGCGCTACATCCTACAGGCTGAACGATACTACCGGCGATCTGTTCAACGCCAAAACACACGAGTTTCACGGCAGGTACCAGTTTACTACCCACCAGGACGATTCGGTATTCGTAATGGACTTCATTATGAAAAATCACAAAGGCGTATGGGGCTGGGGCGATAACAATAACGACGCGAACGTGGCCAATATCAGGCTGAACACAAATCCTGAATGGGAAATAAATATCGACGCCGGCGCTACCGACCTTGATTTCGATCTTTCAAAATATAAGCTCCGCTCGGTAAAAATTAATGGCGGCGCCGGAGCCTTTAAAGTTAAAGTGGGACAGCCGCTGGCCGAAACAAATATCAATGTTTCCACCGGGGCGTCAGACGTAACCATCGATGTGCCTTCTAACGCTGCCTGCCATATCAAATCCGATTCGGGCTTGTCATCAAATACCTTCGATGGTTTTAATAAGATGAGCAATGGCGAATACGAAACCAGCGGGTTCGACGCTGCCAAAAACAAAATTTACATACACATAAGCGGCGGTATCTCCGACTTTAAGGTACATAAGTACTAAAGATCTCTGTTAAGTTTGAAAGTTGCAATGCCTGAAGGTTATACCGGACGGCATTGCATTTTTTGTTTAATACAATTTTATGTAACGGGCCGCACTTATCTTTGTCATAGCTAAAATAGTTCTTCAACTTTCCAACTTTGCAACATTTCAACAATAAATACATACTCGTTATTAACGGTAAACCGGAGGGCCCCTTTTCCGTGGAGGAATTAAAGGGTTTGGGTTTGAAACCCGGGGATTTTGTAAAGACCGCCGAAATGCCCGACTACAAAGAGGCGCACGAAATTGCCGAGCTGCGGCAGGTGTTCCATTTTAAACAACAGAGCGTAATACCCCAATACTTTGCCGGGCTCGACCAGCGCATGCTGGCTTCAGCGCTCGATCTGCTGGCTATTTCGGGTATATATATTATCCTTGGGTTTACCGCCGTGCTGGTAATAACAGACCGGGAATCAAGACTGGCGATAGCCCTGAGTCTTTTGGTGCTGATACCGGTTACCAATTTTATCTATCACGTGGTGATGGAAAGCTCGGACAAGCAGGCTACCTGGGGCAAGCAGGTGCTTAAGATCAAAGTTTGCGATATGGAAGGGAAAAGGATAAGCACCGCAACGGCCCTTGTTCGTAATTTTTGTAAGCTGTTTTCCTTTTTACCATTATTTATAGGGTATTTGCTTATCTTTTTTAATAAACAGCAGCAATGCGCGCATGATATGATAGCAGGTACTTTGGTGATGAAAGACAGGCTGATTTAGAAATTGGCGGTTCTGAGTTAGCGGTAGCAGTGCTTTTAATTCTTTTTCCTGATCACATAAGTTTTGGCCATTTGGTCGTGCAGGCCCTGGTGGCGGTCGTTCCAGAAAATAAGCAGGTAGCCGATACCGCACAGGATACTCGACAATATTTTAGCCAGGTTACGGCCTAAAGCCTTCCGAAAACTTATTCTTCGGCCATCCATATCAACCACCTTTAACTGGCAGATGATCTTGCCAATACTTCCCTGCGCGCGAGTTGCTTCGAAAATGGCGTGATAAAGCATAAAGCTGATCACAAGTACCAGTTTAAATGCAAAGTCGTTGCGGTCATCAAATAACATGTCGGTATGCGCGCCTGTGTAGGCCTCGAAAAAGCCCAAAAAAACGGCGAGCGCGGCGACAACCAGGATTATCACTACATAGTCGATAATATAGGCCAGCAGCCTCCACCAGAAATTTGCTGCATTGGCGTTCGTTGGCAGGTAAATTCCCTGCAATGTAAAATACTCATGCAGTTCGGGCAGGTTCGAGGCGCTGTTCCACTCATTTGTCAATGGAGAAAGGACCATTTCGGCGGGCGACAAGCCGCGTTCCATTAATTCGGTGTGTGAGAATGGCCCAACTTGTTCGTTATTCTCGATAAGGTAATAATTATTGATCATCCGGTTTAATTGTGATGATGAAAGATAAACATTTCACCAGAGAAAACCAGGCAGGTCAGGGATTTATTTCAATCCCAAACGTGCACGCAAAGGTTCGCGGTAAGTACTGCCGATGGGGATTTTCGTGCCATTAATAACGAGCTGGTGCACCTCTATCATGGTGATGTGCCTGATTGCCACAACGAATGATTTATGCACCCGCACAAACTCCGTTGCGGGTACAAGGTCAAAAATATCACCCATGTTCTCGCGGATAAGTATCTGCTTGTCTTTCAGGAAAACCGTTATGTAATTACCGTCCTTTTCCAGGTACAGGATATCGGCAATACGCACCTGGTAGGTTTGCGAACCGCTTTTAATAAATACGGTTGCCGCGTCTTCCTTACCTCCGTTGCCGCTTTTCGACTGTAGTAAACCCGCTGCCTTGTTCACCCCGGCCAAAAAACGCTCGAAAGTGATGGGCTTAAGCAGATAATCAATAGCATTCAGATTGTAGCTTTCCACTGCGTAGGTACTGTAGGCCGTGGTGAATATGACCATGGGCTTTTCAGCCAGGGTTTGGATCAGTTGCAGGCCGCTGATGTCGGGCATGTTGATGTCGAGGAACACCAGGTCCACCTTTTCGCGGTTCAGGAATTCTATGGCCTTCACCGGCTCGCGGAAGGTGGCCTTAAGTTCGGTCAAATTGCTTTTCTGGCAATACCGTTCTATCACCTCCAGTGCCCTGGGTTCATCGTCGATTGCTATGCAGGTTATCATTCCAGGTCAATTTTAAGAGTGGCCTCACCAAAGTCGTCTCCAAAGGAGTGGATTTTGGATGCCTGGTTGAAAAATGGCGGCTGTTTAATACACCCCTCTCCTTTGGAGAGGGGCAGGGGTGAGGCAAAGTACATCATTCCAAATCAATTTTAAGATCAATCAAAAACCGGCCATCAGTATTTTTTATCTCAAGGCTGTGCTTACCCGGATAAACCAGTTCCAGTCTTCGCCTTACGTTTTCGAGCCCGATACCACTTTTTTCGTCCATTTTTTTCACCTCATACATTGCATTCGCGCAGGTGAATTCGAGTTGATTCGCTGTAACCCCAATAGAAACATCAATTTCAGAGGTATTACCGATCAATACCCCATGTTTAAACGCATTTTCGACGAAGGGGATGAATAGCATCGGCGCAATTAAAACACCCTCTGTTTGATCGGGATAGTTGAATACAACCCTCACCTCGTCATCAGCATAACGCAATTTATTAAGCAGGATACAATTTTCAAGATATTCGATCTCTTTTTTCAGCGGGACGCTTTCTTCGTTGCTTTCGTATATCATGTAGCGCATCATACCCGAAAGTTTTGATATACCGTCGGCAAGATCGTCGTTTCCTTTGCCCTGCGCCATAGAAAAAAGATTGTTCAGCGTGTTGAAAAGAAAGTGCGGGTTTACCTGCGATTTGAGAAATTTCACCTCGGTATCCAGCTGAACCGCCGCCAACTCCGAGCGCATCTTTTCGGCCTTTGACCATTCTTTCAAAAAGAAATAGGCTATGGAAAGGCCAAATACGATAATAAAAATAAACAATATCGTATTGGATAAACCGCTGCGGGCAAATACAAGAGTATCATTTCGAAAAACAAGGTCTTTTTTTACACCGGGAAGGCTGGGAGGCGACCAGTTATTCCGGTCGTCCATTTTAAAAGTACGCATAAATGGCTGATCATTTTTCGGTGCCGAAAGCGATTCACCAATGTAATAATTCGCCGCGAAGATGGCGGCAAAATAAGCTGCGGGTATAGCCACCCTGATCAATATATTTTTGAAGTGCAGCGCCTTTTTAAATAACAAAAGGATATTACCATAGAACAGCAGGGCAAGAAAACCGAGCGTGATAAAAAGGTACGGCGATAACGTGTGCCTGACATCCCTTATCAGCACAGGATCCTTTTTTACAGCACCTTCGGCATGGTCGACACGAATGGTTATGTGCGCTTCCGTCAGCGATAGCAGTGTATAAAAAACGCCAACCCAGAACGCGATATGAAGCACGATCTCTATCCAGTCTTTCTTCCTGATCTTAAGCATATCAACAAAGATAAAATTGTGTCAATGGCATCAAAAAATAATGTTACTAACCCGGTAAATAGTTAGGCGAATGGAAGTTTTTTGAGATTTGGAGCGATTTGTTATGTGCGGTCAACTTGTCACGCCCCCAGTTGGCTAACACCTAAAAAATGATTCTTTATTACAGGGATAACAACCCTCTTTACCGCTCGCGGTAGAGAGGGTCGACGAGTGAAACGATGTCGGGGTGAGTCAACTAATCCCTTCACCAAATACCAAATATCTCCCTTTCATAAACATCAAAATGCTGTTCATACCAAAGTTTTTATGGAATGAATTAAGGGAAATACTATTGCTTAAAATTATTACGATATGAAAAGACTACTGTTACTGACAACCCTGTTATTAATGGTTTTTATTTCTGCTGAAGCTCAGAACCCCGATACGGCGCGGTTGATGGTACATTACAAGTTTTCGTGGGTAAGGGACACCGCAAACCGGGAGCATCCCTATACAGAAAACATGGTATTATATGTGGGCCAAAGCGCGGGCGCTTACAGGAGCTATGATGGAGTAGTATATAAGGCACAATTTAAAAAAGCCTTTGCCGAAGCGGTTGCAGCCAGCCCGGATGGGCACCCTATGATAAACAGAAGGGGAGTAGGCTCGAATGTTGAATATTACCAGTACCCCAATCAGCAAAAATTACTGACCAAAGATCAGCTGATGGCCAACAGTTATGCGATAGAAGGGCCGCTTCCTGCAATAGCCTGGAAAACTACCGGTGATACCGCAACTTTTGGGGGCCTGCATTGCCAGAAAGCCACAGGTCATTTTAAGGGCAGGGATTACAGCGCATGGTTTTGCCCCGATCTGCCCGTACGTACCGGACCCTGGAAACTGAATGGCTTGCCCGGTGTGATCGTAGATGCGCGTGATGCAAAAAACGAAGTGGTATTTCAGTTTGATGGCGTGGAAAAAACAGTCGCTACATCACCGGGGAATGGGCCGGCGGTTGACAAAAAAGACCTGCCCCCGATATTACGTGACTTGGATGACGACATGAATTTGATAGCGCCACCGCTTGGTTCGATCAAAACCACGCAAAAGGATTTTGACAAATTGCAGGAAGCCATGAGAAAAAATCCTAACGGCGTTGTACAGGCGGTAAACGCAGGCAATGGTCCTAAAATGGATCACGTAAAAATGGGCCCTCCGCTTAAAGGTCCTGTGATCAATAATCCAATGGAATTACCTGAAAAAAAATAAACCGAAGAATAGTAATAAACTAATCATGATCATGAAAAGACAATTAATAATTATTGCAGCGTTGGTTTTGCCCGTTTTTGCTGCTTCCGCGCAAATGCCCGACACCGCCCAGGTACTGGTGCACTACAAATTTACCCATGTGCGCGATACTACTAACCGCGCCAATCCCTACACCGAGAATATGGCCCTTTTTGTAGGAAAGAACACCAGCAGCTACAAAAGCTACGACAGGCAGTTGGAAAACCAGCTATTCAAAAAACAAATGGAAGAGCAAATGCATAATTCTGCCGATGGCAATATCAGGATCAACCGTAAGAACACCGGATCGGGTACCGAGTACTTCCAGTTTCCGGGCGATAATAAATTTGTTCGTAAAGAGCCCCTGTTGGTGAACACTTACATCATAGATGATGCGATGCCTGCTATAGACTGGCACATCAGCAATGATACGGCAAGCTTCGGCGAGTTACATTGCCAGAAGGCCACCTGTCATTTTAAAGGGCGAGATTACACGGCATGGTTTTGCCCCGACTTGCCGGTGCACGTCGGTCCGTGGAAGCTGAACGGGCTGCCGGGCGTTATTGTGGAGGCTTATGATGCAAAGAAGGACGTGGTTTTTAAATTCGACAGGGTGGAGAAGGCCCTGCCCGTGGCGCCAAAACCTAAACAACAGGCCGACGACCACCCGGGCATGGTGATGGTGACAATAGGCGGCGGCGATTCGGACACCGACCCCAACATCATCCAGGTGCCGGCTAAGGGTATTAAAACCACCGATAAAGAATTTGAAAAACTGCGGGATGCGATGCGCAAGAACCCGGACGCCTTTGTGCAATCGATGCTGGCGAGTATGCCAAATAACGGCGGACCAAAGCCCGATATCAGGATAAAGGTAGGACCCCAGCCGGTGATCAATAACCCAATCGAGCTGCCAGGGAAATAAACGGGTTTGAAAATACCGCAAAGTGATGAACAGATATTTAGCTATGTGGATTCTGCTGGCCGCGCCGCTACAGGCGGCGCTGGCGCAAAAGCCGGATACGGCACAAATACTGGTGCATTATAAGTTCAGTTATGTGCGTGATACCAATAACCGCGCGCACCCCTATACCGAAAATATGGTTTTATTTGTGGGGAAGGCCTTGGGTAGTTATAAGAGCTACGACCGCCAGTTGCAAAACGATCTGTTTCGGAGGCAATTCCAGGAGCAATTGCTCAACTCTGCAGACGGTAATATCAGGCTTGATCGTAAAATGACGGGCTCAGGCACTGAATACTCCCAGTTTATTAATAACAGGGAACTGGTGCGCAGGGAAGTTATTGGCAACGATGCATATATCATCGGCGAGGCGCTGCCGGTCATAAACTGGCACATCAGTGGCGATAAGGCGAACTTTGGTGAGCTCCGCTGCCAGAAGGCAACCTGCCATTTTAAAGGGCGGGATTACACGGCATGGTTTTGCCCCGATCTGCCGGTGCACGTCGGACCCTGGAAGCTGAATGGGTTGCCGGGCGTCATCGTTGAGGCGTATGATTCAAAAAAGGAAGTGGTTTTCAAGTTCGACCGGGTGGAAAAGGCCGTATTGGGAGCGCGTAAGCCGATAAAAGACCGCCACGGCAGGATAATCGCACCCCCTGGGGATGACGGGGACGACACTGATCCGAATATCATCCAGGTACCAACCAAAGGTATCAAAACCACGAATAAAGAATTTGAAAAGCTGCAGGCGGTAATGCGCAGGGACCCAAATGCTTTTGCACAGGCCATGACCGGCGGCAAGGGCAGCGACGGACCGAAATTAGACAGGAAAGCAGGTCCTGGCATCCTGATAAATAACCCCATAGAATTACCGGAAAAGAGATGATGCGATTTATGCGATCTATACTATTGCTGCTATGCGGCTTGCTGTTTTCTGCGCTTTGTTTTGCGCAGGGAAGCGTTCATGGAACGGTTAAGGACAGTACCGGGAAAGCCGTACCCTTTGCCACTGTTACCCTGAAGAACAGGGTTAGCAGTGCTATTGTGGCTTATAGCACAACAACCAGCGATGGAACTTATAATCTGCCGGTGCCATCGGGCGCGAGCCCCGATAGCCTGTTGGTTGAAGTTCGCAGTATAGCCTACAAGATACAGGCGAAAGCTGCCACACTGGCAAAGCCGGTCGATTTTGTATTGCAGGCCTCCGTAAACCAATTGCAGGCGGTGGTCATCAAAAGCAATCGGCCGGTGCTGAAGATAAATGGTGACACAACGAGTTATAAAGTATCCGATTTCAGCAGTCCGCAGGATCGTGTAATAGGTGATGTCATCAAAAAACTGCCCGGAATTACAGTGTCCGGCGACGGTACAATTCTCTACAACAATAAACCCATATCCAACCTTTATATCAACGGCGATAATTTGCTCGACGACAAATACAATATCGCCACCAATACCATACCCAACGGGGCAGTGAACAAGGTGCAGGTAATACAGAACGATCAGCCGATTAAAATGCTCCAAAACAAGGTAATGAGCGACGATGTGGCCCTGAACCTGGATATTAAAAAAGATGCCAGGCTGCACCTGCTGGGGCAGGAAAGCATTGGCGCAGGTCTACCCGGTAATTACGATGTTAACCTGAACGCGATGATGTTCAAGGATAAGTATAAGGCGGTAAACTACCTGCAGGGAAACAATACCGGCGACGATGTTCAGCAAAACCTGGTATCGCACAACTTTTCAGATTACCAGCAGCGCATTGATAATGCTATCCCCCCGGCAATGCTTTCATTAGGCACAGTTAATGATCCCAACCTGGAACGAAACCGGTATCTTTTCGACCAGTCGGGTATTATCAACCTTAATAATCTTGTAAACCTTAAAAAAAGTGTGCAGTTCAAGGCCAACTTTTACTACCTGCACGATACCCAAAAACAGGATTACAGCCAGCAAACGACGGTTTACCTGCCCGGCGATACCGTACACTATTCCGAAATGCAGCACAATAAATTCAGGCCGGATATCCTGCACGGGCAGCTCACTATGAAGGTGAACCAGGATAAATACTACCTGAACAACGCGCTGCTTGTCGACTATGCGCATCAGAACAGCTATTCGATGCTGAACACCAACGGTACGCCTTTGAACCAGGTGTTGCACGATAACCCGCTGAATTTTTCGAACGAATTCAGCCTGCTGAGGACATCGAAATCGAATAATATCATCGAGACCTATTCTTACATCAGCCATTCATCAGAGCCTGAGAACAGGGCCATCACCCCGGGTTATAATGCTGCCGTGTTCAACGGTGGTACGGCATATAATCAACTGCTTCAAAATGCCAATATCCCGGCATGGTACACCAATAATTATTTGTCGTACAAAATACCGGGCAACTTCGTAACACAAAGTATAAAGGCGGGTTTCAGTTTGCAATCGCAAACATTGAATTCGGCGCTAACAGCGGTGCAGGCTAACAACGCAACCAATTTGGTCTCCGATAGCGCCGTTAACCATTTGAACTGGAACAGGAAAAAGATATACGGCGAACTGGCCTGGGATTTACCCGGAGATATCTTTAAGGCCAACCTGACGCTGCCGTTCAGTTATCAGCAGATCGGTTACAGCGATAGCCTGTATCACCTCGATAAGAGTCTTTCAAAACTTTATTTCAGCCCGCAATTCAGAATGAAATACCAGGTAAGCACGGAAAATTTTTTTACTTTACAATATAACTACCGCAACCAGATTGGCAGCATCGAAGATGTTTACAATGGATATATCCTGAAGGATTACCGCACCCTTTACGCCAACAATGCCGACCTGACCGAGCTGAAAAATCAGCTTGTGGGCATTGGCTTCAATTACCGGAAGGCACTTACGCTGTTTTTCTTTAGTGTGAACGCCTTGTACAATCATGTCGACGCCAATAATATCGCCTCAAGCGTTATAACCAGCAACCTTCAGCAGCGCATTGTGCTGCCTTTCCAAAACAGCACCAATTCGTGGACGCTAAGCAGCACGGTAAGTAAGTATTCC
Above is a window of Mucilaginibacter ginsenosidivorans DNA encoding:
- a CDS encoding GLPGLI family protein; translated protein: MKRQLIIIAALVLPVFAASAQMPDTAQVLVHYKFTHVRDTTNRANPYTENMALFVGKNTSSYKSYDRQLENQLFKKQMEEQMHNSADGNIRINRKNTGSGTEYFQFPGDNKFVRKEPLLVNTYIIDDAMPAIDWHISNDTASFGELHCQKATCHFKGRDYTAWFCPDLPVHVGPWKLNGLPGVIVEAYDAKKDVVFKFDRVEKALPVAPKPKQQADDHPGMVMVTIGGGDSDTDPNIIQVPAKGIKTTDKEFEKLRDAMRKNPDAFVQSMLASMPNNGGPKPDIRIKVGPQPVINNPIELPGK
- a CDS encoding GLPGLI family protein, with amino-acid sequence MNRYLAMWILLAAPLQAALAQKPDTAQILVHYKFSYVRDTNNRAHPYTENMVLFVGKALGSYKSYDRQLQNDLFRRQFQEQLLNSADGNIRLDRKMTGSGTEYSQFINNRELVRREVIGNDAYIIGEALPVINWHISGDKANFGELRCQKATCHFKGRDYTAWFCPDLPVHVGPWKLNGLPGVIVEAYDSKKEVVFKFDRVEKAVLGARKPIKDRHGRIIAPPGDDGDDTDPNIIQVPTKGIKTTNKEFEKLQAVMRRDPNAFAQAMTGGKGSDGPKLDRKAGPGILINNPIELPEKR
- a CDS encoding carboxypeptidase regulatory-like domain-containing protein, coding for MRSILLLLCGLLFSALCFAQGSVHGTVKDSTGKAVPFATVTLKNRVSSAIVAYSTTTSDGTYNLPVPSGASPDSLLVEVRSIAYKIQAKAATLAKPVDFVLQASVNQLQAVVIKSNRPVLKINGDTTSYKVSDFSSPQDRVIGDVIKKLPGITVSGDGTILYNNKPISNLYINGDNLLDDKYNIATNTIPNGAVNKVQVIQNDQPIKMLQNKVMSDDVALNLDIKKDARLHLLGQESIGAGLPGNYDVNLNAMMFKDKYKAVNYLQGNNTGDDVQQNLVSHNFSDYQQRIDNAIPPAMLSLGTVNDPNLERNRYLFDQSGIINLNNLVNLKKSVQFKANFYYLHDTQKQDYSQQTTVYLPGDTVHYSEMQHNKFRPDILHGQLTMKVNQDKYYLNNALLVDYAHQNSYSMLNTNGTPLNQVLHDNPLNFSNEFSLLRTSKSNNIIETYSYISHSSEPENRAITPGYNAAVFNGGTAYNQLLQNANIPAWYTNNYLSYKIPGNFVTQSIKAGFSLQSQTLNSALTAVQANNATNLVSDSAVNHLNWNRKKIYGELAWDLPGDIFKANLTLPFSYQQIGYSDSLYHLDKSLSKLYFSPQFRMKYQVSTENFFTLQYNYRNQIGSIEDVYNGYILKDYRTLYANNADLTELKNQLVGIGFNYRKALTLFFFSVNALYNHVDANNIASSVITSNLQQRIVLPFQNSTNSWTLSSTVSKYSFVLHTTFGAGVQWQSASSNQVQNNTLLPFKTKSTTLNFSAETKVSEKINFSYKATASETGSHSVNDASAFNIKQLLQQVEFNYDPSDDLLFKLSGEHYFTRQQGNADLKYFFADASARYRIKKWKTDLELSAVNFLNVKTYNALYLSANTLTASSYTLPGRIVLLKMMFNL
- a CDS encoding GLPGLI family protein; this encodes MKRLLLLTTLLLMVFISAEAQNPDTARLMVHYKFSWVRDTANREHPYTENMVLYVGQSAGAYRSYDGVVYKAQFKKAFAEAVAASPDGHPMINRRGVGSNVEYYQYPNQQKLLTKDQLMANSYAIEGPLPAIAWKTTGDTATFGGLHCQKATGHFKGRDYSAWFCPDLPVRTGPWKLNGLPGVIVDARDAKNEVVFQFDGVEKTVATSPGNGPAVDKKDLPPILRDLDDDMNLIAPPLGSIKTTQKDFDKLQEAMRKNPNGVVQAVNAGNGPKMDHVKMGPPLKGPVINNPMELPEKK
- a CDS encoding sensor histidine kinase; the encoded protein is MLKIRKKDWIEIVLHIAFWVGVFYTLLSLTEAHITIRVDHAEGAVKKDPVLIRDVRHTLSPYLFITLGFLALLFYGNILLLFKKALHFKNILIRVAIPAAYFAAIFAANYYIGESLSAPKNDQPFMRTFKMDDRNNWSPPSLPGVKKDLVFRNDTLVFARSGLSNTILFIFIIVFGLSIAYFFLKEWSKAEKMRSELAAVQLDTEVKFLKSQVNPHFLFNTLNNLFSMAQGKGNDDLADGISKLSGMMRYMIYESNEESVPLKKEIEYLENCILLNKLRYADDEVRVVFNYPDQTEGVLIAPMLFIPFVENAFKHGVLIGNTSEIDVSIGVTANQLEFTCANAMYEVKKMDEKSGIGLENVRRRLELVYPGKHSLEIKNTDGRFLIDLKIDLE